The genomic DNA TTGCTGGCTACTTCACCGGAATTCAGGAATCTCCCTTCACTTCCATATGCCTGTCCAACATCTCCTTAGGTATCAATTCTTGCTCTCCTACATGTTGGATCTGCACAAATGTCTTGGGATCCTCTCGGTTTGTGTTCCCTGAACCGTGCCCTGATCTCGGGAGCTCCTTCCCCAACTCTTCCCTGGCCTGCTTCTCCCGACTGAATCCCGATAGCGGCACCGCAGCTTCAGCTTTATGAAACCGTTTCCCAGTTCCAGAACTCTGATCCAGTCAATGTATAAGGTGGAAAGCTGAAGTGTGATAAACCCGTTACAGTTTACAGTCCTGGCCAGCCAGAATGCTTTGTTTCTGCATCTTCCCAATTCCCATTTCGTTTCTTCGTGTTCTATTTTAATGTTTCCAGTTGCTCATTGTGTACAGTCATCATTCCTTCATTCCTGTGGTAAAGCAGTTTTGGTAGTTGTGGTCTTTTCTTGTCAAGTTGCTGCATTACAGTGTTGTAAACCCTCAGCATCTATAGATTTGAAGTTGGGTTTCTGTTGAATTACATTTGACCGGAGTTCTTGGTATATAAAGTTGAAATCGAGTAAAGAACTCTGTTAAATCCTTCATTATTCGCCTTGATTTTCAGTTCTGCATTTGCGAAGCTTCATTAATAGAAGAACGTTACTTAATTACTCAAAAAGAATCCCCCCTTAAGGATTGCATCATCACATCATATTAGCAACCTTTAGCCAATTTATCCTTTCTAAACAAAAGGTTACCTTACGATGGAACCTTAAATATCGACCTCAGTGCATCCGGCCCATTCAAAATACGAACCCGTAACGAAAGTTGCAAGACATTTAGGCTTCGGAAACTTAAGACTAAAGGTTTGGCGGGGCGCGCCAGGCCAGGGCAGTGGTGCAACGCCAAGGCGACGCTCGAGTGACCACAGTAGCAAGCTACCGCCAACGGCCCTCCccctcaaaaaattaatttaatatcatGTGGGCCGATGACCCACGTATCAGATATTAAACTGATAAGAACAGATACTACACTTGATCTTAGCCAAAAGGCCGAGAAAGGTATGCTCTTCCATCCTTCCGCCTGGCTTTCTTATTCCGCTCTTTCTGTTTCCTCCTCCTCGTTACAGGTCGATGTGGGACACACGTAGCATCAAACACTCACATATCTGCAGTTAATTAAGCTAAAGCTACGGACAAAACTTGGATCATTCTGAAATCTGGGCTGTGCTTTTTCTAAATCAAGACTCTAGCAAAACTTAAAAGGGTCATTTGACAGTTGATGTTTCTCATCGATTACCCAAAATCCGATCCAGTGAGTTGCAGTTGCAGAATCATCAAGGAAGATCAAAGATGAACAAAACCCAATTCCAGAGATATCCAAAATTTACATGAAGAATATATCTTTCAAGCAACTTCAAGATCCACAACAAGAAAGGCAAAAGTGTTCTGGAAGTAAAGAGGAAAGCATACGTTGAAACAAACATGTTTGAAGGTTTCAAATATAGGCATGGGGGTGGGCCAGGAGATAGGCTTCCACAACTTCATACATGCCAATGGCTCTGTCCTTGCCCATCTCGATGTCTTCTTCTTTGATCTCCACATTCTCCTTCGTTCTATACTCGCTCGTCATCCTGCAAATACATCCCGTATAGCCGTAAGGCTCAAACTTCACCTCGCAGGTGATGGATTCCAGCTTCTCCATCAAGGTGTCGGCATCGGTAAACGTGTACTTGCACGTGAAATTCTCCTTGTCTAGAGCGTCGATCCGAAGTCTGGCATACCTCATAGGGCTAGCTGCAATAACAGATCACAGTTACTGTCAGATGGGATCTTTTTGTGTCTGTGTTTTTCCTAGATTTCTGCGTGTGAATTGCCCGATTCAGTCCCAACAGTTATCATCCAATACCAGCCAGAACTATGAATAAAGTGGGAGATGCTAACCTTCGGTGAAGTTCATCTGCTTGATGCTTCCGACTTCTCCATTGCCCTCAATGAATTCAATGCTCTTGATTGATGAAAACATGAGCTTGGGGCAGAGGTTGTGGGAATCAAGGATCAGGGCCTTGAACATCCTATCTCGAGTCACTTGGGTTTTGAAGGATTGATTGACTTTGGTGACGCCCATGTCTTGTAATTACTGCAACAGATCTGCAAGCAATGGATTGAATGAAGATTTGAGATAGAAGAAGGGGATATGATATTTGCTTGTTAGGGCTTGTCTACTAAGAAAATTAGGTGAATGCTTCTGAAGTCTTTATTGGTGGTCTGCCATTCAAAAAGTCTTTATTGTGGACCATGATCAATTAGGCATCAATCAACCTTCAATTTTGACCGGTTCAACACGGATGGATGGTTCCTTTGATGGACAATATGGTGGTTCCAAGAATTTTCTCATTGAAGATTGAAATTTGGAATCCAATTACGACACTAATTGAAGATCATTAATCCCATAATAAAAGtaccattttttcattttaacactAGATCTCCAGTGTGAGATTTTATTACAAACCAAGGGCAAGCAGAGCCAGACAGAAGCAAATTAAGAACAATACAATGTGACAATAGTCTTGAGAGAGAGCACCAGAAGGCCAGCACAGTAATCCACTTACGCATAGGCATCAGGGTTTTTTATGAGGTAGTCTTCCACAACCTTGTACATCCCAATGGCCTTCTCCTTGCCATCTTTCAGCTCCTCTTCGCCTATCACGACATCATCGCTCAAGGTGTAGTACTTGCTTGTCATCTTGGAGATGGTGCCACCACCCGGCGAGGGCACGAATTGAACCTCGTAGGCAATCTTCTCAAGCTTCCCCATCAAGGCGTCGCCTTCGATCAGCGTGTACTTGTACGTGTATGTCTCTGCATTGATCTCGTCAATCCGGTTCTTTGCCGGACCAAAAGGGCTGCCTGCAGCACACCAATAAGAAGAATATCAACATAAGGCCTTTTAGGATGACAATTTGGCTACGCATTGAAGTGAACATAAGTTGAGTGAGCAATGTTGCCTTCAGCAAAGTTGATCTGCCTGATGCTGCCAGCCCCGCCATCGCCTTGGACGATTTGGATGCTCTTGACAGCCTGTGGCATGAGTTTCGGGATTAAGTTTTCGGAGTCGAGGATCAATGCCTTGAAGATCCTTGCAGGAGGGAGTGGGGAAGTGTACTCGTCAGTGAAAGTGAAGACGCCCATGATTTAGTTTTCTGAAGCAGTGAAGACAAATTTGAACCAAAAAGGCTTGATTTGATCAATGTGGTGGTGTGGATTTGTTGATGAGAGGGTAGTAATTATAGGCTCTTTGCTTGGCTCATATGCTTGTAAATACACAGGGCCGGCCGGCCATGAATTCTGTTTAGAGTTTGTGTTTGGTCAGTCAGTGCAAATCCCATTCCAATGAATTGAAGGGTATGATAGGATAAGATGCCCAGTTGATCCCTATGAAATATCGCCTTAGAATAGATAATTTTAACAGTAAGACAAAAATATGGATCTGATTACACTAACTGGACACAGAGAAATTGAATTGACCACCATTGTCCTGTTCTATGGAGGATATTGCCCTGATCCTTGattagaatttagaagaagaatttTGTTGATATTATTGGATTCTAAATCAGAGAACCCTTCTAGCAGAATGATATTCATGCTTGCTTTTGGGGTTCGATTTTGGTCTTTTTTAGCGCAGTGCAAAGTGTGAACTCGCTACTTAATTAATGATTagatgaataattaattttggtcATCTTTAGGCCAAAATTACACTGTGAACTTGCTACTcaattataaaacaaaattaaatcaaCCAACACCAATTAAAGTAGACTTAAACCAGGTTGGGTCCTGGTTCCAAgtctataaaattatattaaaattcttTAATCTAAAAACTTGtagcatatcaaaatattaatatttttaaaatttattttaacataattaaaaaaaaaaaaaagcaaccaATTTGACAAAGCCAACAAATTCGAtagaataaaaattagaaaagcaaaacaattttaaagaaataaagttTATATTAGTTGGGTTGATCTAGTCCATAGACCTAATGATCTAACACAAACTCAACTCaatattaaatgaattcaaaaaataGAATCAAAGTGGAATcaagttgaaaaatgaaaattcaaatcacATTAATTTGATAGGATTCTCAAGTTTATTAAcatcaagtaaaaaaaaaaaagtttattaaCATCAATATGTAATGcctaaaaaatgaaatatttgtttaaatatatatatatatatatgtgtgtgtatatggtaGCACAAGACAAactcaagaaaaaattgcaagTATGGCAGGATAAAAGGTGAATAATGCAAAGAGTAATTGCCGACTTGGTCTTTCTTTACGTATTTTTTTGTAAAGTAacgtttattaattaagatataaatcaaaaaatagaaaatataaaatttgcgTTCGGACAAAAATGTGttctattatatttgttaaattttctaaaaagaagtcatatgactttttatcttaaactttgaaaataaatttattcctTCCTCTTTTTAGATAACTTATCAATATTATAAACTTTACATATAAGTTATCTTGATAGagttttatcttattcattttaggTAATGTATGTTAAAATAAGTTAGATAAGTCTTTATCAAGATAACTTATCtataaagtttaagataaattatttgaaagggaaaaagaataaatttatcttcaaaaattcaatataagaagtcatgtgacttctttttaaaaaaattgacaaatatAATGGAAAACACTTTTGTTCATGATGCTTTCTATATGACACTTTTTTcgatctatattttaattaacaaacactatattAGTAAGAAAAAGTTTACATGATAAATTGCTATTGTGTTATTTGAAGTTATGTTTtactatttatatgttatttgaCAAGTAATGACTTTTgaaagtttatattttataacgTCAAAATTGTTTTGATATCGATGCAAATTTATAAGATATCcttattttttgtagtgatatgttttataagaaaaagTTTAGAGAGCCCGACGAGCTTACCGACTGCCTTACTGAAACGGGgcaaaaagatgattttgcccCCACTaactttgcaaatttgtaaagtggGTCACTGCTGCTCTCTCCCTGCTTGCTCATTGCTGCTCTCTCCCTGTTGTCCTCGCCTCGCCCCTTCGCTGCCCTCAACGAGGCGAGGTGACGAGGGCAGCAAGGCGGTAACGCGAAACGGCGAGGCGACGATCATGGAAGGGAGATCAGTGAGCAGTGGCCCAATTTACAAAGTGGGCGGGACAAAATCTTATATAAGGGGCAAAATCTTTTTTGTCCCCTTTCTATAAGGGGCTTGGTAAACCTGTCGGCTGTGTAGAACGACTTTGTTTCATAAACAAATTATAATGGGCAATCAgtaactttgaaaaaaaaaaagaaaattgtcaaGTGTCAACTCCCTCATATATGCCATGTATGTAAGTATTAATACATGTGCACACTAATGATCAACTTTAGCGAcgcattttattttatttgtttaaaattcGCACATTTATTTGTTTAACGTTTTCGGGTAACATATAATGGGCGATTCATTTGACCTGTTGCTACtcaagaaatttaattattcttttgttttaaATACAATTGTGAGGAGgagatttatataaaatttattatttaaaaaaaaaaaaaaagtctcaaCATCATAAAGACGCCTAattatatgatttaatttattgtCGAAACTTAACTCATTTGAACTCTTATAAGTGTTGACTAGAGAATTTGGCTAAAATTGAGACTTGCACTTTAAACTATGATTTGATCCAAAAATATTTGAACCATAAGAAATCGTGTATTTGGTAATTAAATTGATCACACCCACATTGAACATAATTAACAAAGACTTTAGCTAAAGGACTAGAATCTATCcaaataaaaagtaatttaatgcttattttataatattttaataatatttaaccaaacaaaaagataattttaatcttataaaaaaatcaaaaattgtgACCGGAAGGAgtattgttggtaaataaaataataaataacataattattctaatatcaataattaaaatgacaaaaaaagacAATTCTATCTAGATAGATtatatccaaataaatttattgaattaacAAACTGCCCATCTCCATTAATTGCTCTAGgcttctaattaattttgttgaTTAGGATGAGGAGGCCTAGAATTCAACCACTTGCGGGGCAAGAGATGAAGATCTTCAACATTCCAGTAGTTCATGCTCCTTAGTAAGTGACGGTTGACATCAAATGTTAATACTCTCCTTAATGGTGGCTTGAACTATGAATATGCACACTCAACTTaagttattattttgataagtaTTTTAGATTTGATATCATAATTATTAACATTCAACGACAAAGCCAACATGATtattaaaaaagttattttatttgacagtttttcaaaaagtGATAATGATGAAAATCTCCTTGAtacttgtatatttttttttatgtcagaAAAATTgtacattttatatttatatatttttattaattatttaaacctTCTAATGTAATATTTGGTAGGAGCTTAAGGAATATCCTAACTTAAAGTTGTACTTaagcttttaagttattttatttaacaatttttcATAAAGTGATGCTGATAAAAATTTCTCCTGacaattatatatttcttttgatatcAAGAAAATTGtacattttgtatttatatatttttattaattatttagatCTTCTAATATAATCTTTAGTAGGAGCTTAATCCTAATTTAAAGTTGTAGAAGCTTTTAAGTTGTACTTAATAAAATTCTtacttacaaaatatatatatatatacacatatgatATGACAGTAGGCAGTGCCAAACAAAATGAATGGTACATATAAAATTcttcatataaataaataataaatacggGCGCTCCTAAActagtgtttattaattaaaatgtagattaaaacataaaaattatttcaaataaaaatattttttattatatttgttaaatttatcgaTTAAccattgaaaaagaaatcacGTTACTTCTTATCTAGAATtgttaagataaatttaacttttctgctttttagataaatttatcttgaatcttataaataaaaaaaattactcatATGTTTCCTAATGcatcaaaaaaatttagtaaatattttaataaaaatcttgcAATACTTCTCAATCTTATtttgaccatttcatatcttaatttaaaaagtattttaattttatcttgatacaCTCTTAAAttgttcattttaataaatggtACCTAAATATATTTAGTACTTGAAGAGGTGGATTTCTTCATGCCATCGCTCAgcaaaacaaaagaatgagGGCAGATTTTTCACTTTGAGTGAATAGAGGTTATTGTTTGGCCCAATCAATATAGAGTGCTGAATTGGGATGCCATTGTTGGGTTGTAGCTTTTGATTTATGTCGACAGGCCGCCAcgcttcttttctttctttttagtttATTCTATTTTCGCCTTTTAACCGTTTAGACCATATATTCAATGAAGGGTCCCAAGCATCCTTATGTGCAAATAACATGTAAAATCTTTTATTCCAATTCATAAAGTTACTTGATGTTTTAAACTTAGGGAAAGACGGAATTTTAGCTAGAAAAAAACTCTACAAAACTACTAATTTTAACAATAGCTAATCATTGACTCAAAAGAGCATAATTATCAAAAGTATCTTTATTATAAGCTCAGTAAGCAAATGCAATCAGTAAACCGGATGCTTACAGCCACAACACACTTACCAACaacccaaagaaagaaaaaaataggcgCGGCTAGCTGAAACCTTTCGAACACACACCCATATATGAACTCATTGGTTGAATATATAGTAACAAACAAGCACGCTTGTAATTGAGAGATTGTTTACTTAATTTCTTTGAGCCTAAAAAAACTGGGCAGGATCACTAGGCATCAGGGTTTGCCAAGAGATAGGATTCAATAGCCTTGAACATGGCCGATGCCTTCTCTTTCCCAGCCTTGATCTGTTCTTCAGTGATCTGGGTATCGCCCTTTGTTGTGTACTTGCTGCTGTTTTTGCAGATGGAACCTCCATCGGCTCCTGGAAGGATTTGAACTTCATAAGAGATCGATTCAATGGCATCTTGCAGAGCATCGCCTTCGATTATGCTGTAGTTGTAGGTGAAGTTCTCTTTGTCGATCCCGTCTATTCTTTGTTTCACGCTCTTGAATTGGCTCCCTGCATATGATCAGGAAAAGAAGAGCACATGAAGCCATGTTAAGTGACTGGCAGTTTCTTATAACTTGATTTTGAACTTAAATATATTGGCATCATCTTTATACAGGAAAAACGAACCTTCGCCAAAGGTGGTGAGCTTGATGGTTCCAGGACCACCATCGCCTTCAAGGATCTCGACACTCTTGATTGCCTGAGGCATGATCTTGGGGATGAGGGTGTCGGCATCGAGGACGAAGGCCTTGAACAACTTGGCCGGAGGGATTGGAGAAGCAAGCTCCATGTCATAAGTGATCACACCCATGATGGCTTAGAGGGTATAAAATTTGATCGAAAGAATGAGAAGAGGTATGAGAAAGAGCGGGAAGTTTGGTGTGAGGGAAACGCTTGCAGAAGAGGTGGTATTTATAGGGCAAGATGAAGGCAAGCCCCCTGCTTGGTCTAATAAAAATTACCCACTTGTTTCCAAATGGGCCCTCGTCTCCGCATCCTGATAATCCTAAACAATAAAATTTGATCAAAAGTtctatctaaaattttaattcagcTAAATGGTATGTTCTCTGTAcagaaattctataaaaaaaaattattttgacataAATAATGAACAAGACGTTGGGGTCTTCTATCCCAAGTCTTTATAGCATTTAGTGGGGTGGCCTGAAATCCAAACACTTGGAAATTAAGATATTAGCTTTGTCTCAAGTCATCATCTTAATCAAGTATGATGAATGGGCTTGAACATTAAAGGCCAGCCAAATAATGGTAGATATTTGAATCTAAAGGCATTCTTTATATGATACTTGCTAGGGACTTTTATTGAGTTATCCTGGCTCCATAGAGGGCCTCACCTCACACATGTTTTGCTACCTGCTTCCAGGCCACAAAATGGTCGTCCTTTGCCAGCAttaacagaatatatatatatatcacttttaTCTATCCTGTTGAAATGGACACCAGCTAGCTAGGCCAGAAGGCTTGTATTAGAGAGTTAAAATGGCTATCCTGTTGAGACGGATTAGCATATAGTCCATTCATACCCTCACTGATAATAAGCAACAAGATAGGTTAATTTCAGTTAGGTGTCTGCTTTTATAGCCAAGAGCCATGTGGCAATGCTCTTTTGGCTTTAACATTCTAATATCGAGTGAGAGGACCACCTAGACAATATTCTTGGAGGATTACACAAATGAACAGGCACTGAAAGCAGGGCATATTCTTCGCACCAAAGAGAAAACAGTGAagtttcaaataatttaagGTCTCGATGCCGACACCCAGTTGACTGTCCACCTTGGTGACTTGTGACCATTTCAAGTCACTGCAAAGGAAGTTCTTTTGATTTACTATGTTCAACAGTTAACTAGGGAAATGAACAAGCAGTGGAGGCCAACAATGGCCGATCTATATATACTGCCCGTGACGATTAGGTGGTAATTGAATCATGCCATATACACAGCCACAAAGCAGTTTAAAACATGTTTTATATAGTGTTTTATATTGGTACATACTCTGATGAAGTAGACAAGTTGTATAAATAATCTAAATGCAAAGTAAAAGTAAGATAAATAGAGAACCaatcatttatgtctctaaTAACGCAATAAATGGAAAACTGGAGTTGTTTTTCAGTAAAAATTTtcgcataaataaaaaattaaaaaatcaacgATCCTTCGCTGATCGTTGCAGATCCATTGTCGTGAGTCGCATACCCTTCAACTCCCTCCCAGTGACCTTTCCTCTTTAGCTTCGCAGACCTTTTGCCACTGATCATTGGAGATCCATCGCCAAGCTTTATTGTTTCCTTCTCCACCAACCGTTGCAAATCCATCGTCATGAGTTGCAAACCCTTTAGATTCCTCTACCAACCTCTCCTCTTCAGCTTCGCTAACCGTTGTTGATTCTCTTTTTGTTCTTGTGTTCGTTTCAATTGCAAGATTAATGAAGTTCAATTACGGGTTAATTGGATTTGCTTGAATGTTGGTGTTTGCTTTTTAATGGGTAGccaatttttcttgattgtttGTTTATACTTTGTTTTCCAATTCTGTTGTTGTGATTAAAAGTTAATGATAAATGCatgttagtttatttttagtttttgttcaagtaaaaaaaattctaattttaaacatatttttttcatttttttgaagtCTAAAACTGATTTTATATTTGGCAAAAATAAATgtgtttctatttttctctaattttttttgtaaaataaaaatacaaaatattatccACAAAATTTGTGGTTCTCTAATGGGTGTCCAACAGTCGGTCATATATTGACCCGCCTTGAGGGGTTGgtttgacaaaaattaaaagctaTCATATCAGAGACCCACCCACATTGGACGTCACGATTGACCACTCGCCCACTTAGCTTCCTTGGCAGTTGGCACgagaaaatttcaaacaacaCTTTGGACAGTATTTCAACAAACAATTTACTTTGATTCCATGTTCATTAGGTAAAGTCAACGTCGGTGAAGCGATCCCCAGATAACAATAAACATGGAAATGAGAAATTTATGATCCTAGAATCAAAGTCAAAGCAGGATTAATGATGGCTTgcaaacacaagaaatttggaaaaatataaagaaaataaaagatttaagAAAATTGGTTTGATCACGTTTTCAATCAAATCACCAAATTTCATTCGATTAACTCGCTTCAAGCCTTCAACTTTTACACATAAAGtgtgattaaaatagtattctTACATAATTGGAGGGCAGCTCGGCAGCTCGGCACAGCGAACAGAAATCAGGTGAGCACTGTCGTAGATATGCTGGGCATTAGGCTTGAACTTGTCCATATGCGCTATAGTCCCCGCCACGCTCACCATGCACATCCGCCCAATTTGCTTCACCTTGCAACAGCAACTCGCTTCTGCTTCGCCTCTGTAGAACATTTCATCGAACACTTGGTGGACGCAGTGTCTGTCGCCTAGACCATCCAAGCATTTCTTCGTATAGACATAGAACCCTGGCCTGGGTTCCAGAGGCAGCGCCTGTTGGTACCATGGATCGCTGGGATCGCCACTGAACAGGCTCAATTTTTGCTGATACCATTGATTGTTTATTACGGTTTGGTTCGTTGGTATCTTGCTCTCTAGTGCAGCAACAAGTGCACCATAAGTTAGCAGCAACGTCGTCGCCTTCACAAATATTTCTGACATCTTGCTTCCCGtagattttcattttcattttcagatTTGAGCATAGAAAGGACTAACGTTACAGTTGGGAATTAATATGGGAATGCTAAGGCACTCAGTGTGGCACGTAACTTACACCTTGCTTTAATGTCTCATTAATTGCACCAAACAATACTTGGCAAGCACCCAACTGTAGTTTAAACTTAAGCTTAATTAGTGATCTAATAATCAAATAGTCAACTACCGCAAGTTTTGATTTCGTCAATATAAATAGTGATATTTATATACTTAAAACTGATACATACACACTAAATctaagtaaaagaaaatattatctgTAACACAATTTTTGAGAACATATATGTGAATCTCTTTGCTTGCATTTAATGGATAATTAAGTAGTAAGATCATTTAATTTAAGTGTGCAAATCAAATCACCACCCAATTCtaattccttaatttttctttagaAATTAAACcagtcaaaatataaattaccattctcctttgttcttgtctAGGACCATGCACCTATAAAAGTAAAAAGTATGGAACCAATTACTCAATTCTAAGTGGAGATCGAAGGCATTTAACTACAATAATTTAATACAACATCTTTTAAATGACGAAGTATAGTAACAATCCCTTTTATTGACTCCAAGAACTTACATATTTCATACATCCAAAGAAAGACCAATAAAACACACATTTGAACTAACGTTCATAGCTCAAACCCTCTCACAAGGCTCTTTTTTATATTGGAACGTACGTAAAACATAACAACACCAAACTATGGCCAAATATATAGTTGGGTTACTAATTAAGCCTCGGGATTGGCCAAGAGATAGGCCTCAATAGCCTTGAACATGCCTTTGGCCTTCTCTTTGCCGCTCTTGATATCCTCTTCAGTGATCTGGGCGTCACCCTTCACGTGGTACGTACTACTGTTCTTGCAGATGGATCCTCCGTCGGCGGAGGCCGAGATTTTGACCTCCGACGAGATCGATTCGATTCCACCCGTCAAAGCATCGCCTTCGATTATGCTGTAGCTGTAGGTGAAGTTATCTTTGTCTATCCCGTCGACGCGCTGCTTTGCGCTCTTGTATGTGCTCCCTTcacaattaaagaaaaatgtcCCGTCAGTTTTTACTCGGTGCACAGGCGGCCGGCCGACACCGAAAGAAGATAGTAGTTGTGGGTTCTTAATTACC from Diospyros lotus cultivar Yz01 chromosome 4, ASM1463336v1, whole genome shotgun sequence includes the following:
- the LOC127798834 gene encoding major allergen Pru ar 1-like is translated as MGVITYETEITTSIPPAKLFKAFVVDADILIPKIMPQAIKSVEILEGDGGPGTIKLTTFGEGSTYKSAKQRVDGIDKDNFTYSYSIIEGDALTGGIESISSEVKISASADGGSICKNSSTYHVKGDAQITEEDIKSGKEKAKGMFKAIEAYLLANPEA
- the LOC127800505 gene encoding pathogenesis-related protein STH-21-like, which codes for MGVTKVNQSFKTQVTRDRMFKALILDSHNLCPKLMFSSIKSIEFIEGNGEVGSIKQMNFTEASPMRYARLRIDALDKENFTCKYTFTDADTLMEKLESITCEVKFEPYGYTGCICRMTSEYRTKENVEIKEEDIEMGKDRAIGMYEVVEAYLLAHPHAYI
- the LOC127798991 gene encoding major strawberry allergen Fra a 1-2-like; protein product: MGVITYDMELASPIPPAKLFKAFVLDADTLIPKIMPQAIKSVEILEGDGGPGTIKLTTFGEGSQFKSVKQRIDGIDKENFTYNYSIIEGDALQDAIESISYEVQILPGADGGSICKNSSKYTTKGDTQITEEQIKAGKEKASAMFKAIESYLLANPDA
- the LOC127800506 gene encoding major strawberry allergen Fra a 1.06-like, which produces MGVFTFTDEYTSPLPPARIFKALILDSENLIPKLMPQAVKSIQIVQGDGGAGSIRQINFAEGNIAHSTYNRIDEINAETYTYKYTLIEGDALMGKLEKIAYEVQFVPSPGGGTISKMTSKYYTLSDDVVIGEEELKDGKEKAIGMYKVVEDYLIKNPDAYA